Within the Cervus canadensis isolate Bull #8, Minnesota chromosome 17, ASM1932006v1, whole genome shotgun sequence genome, the region GCCCCGCCTCGTGTCGGGGCTCGGGGCGGTCCTCGCGGGGGTGCCGGGCCGGTTGAGGTCAGCACTGTCTCGGGGCAGCTATGCGCCTGGGCCTGGCCGGAGGGCTCGGCTTGGAACGCCCGAGAGTGGAGGTGGTCAGTGACCCTCTGGGACGCAGGGGTGCCTCCCCCTCTTCACGGGGTGGTCTGGAGCTGCTGTGGTCAGGTGCCCACAGCTTCACGCCAGGTCTGGTTCAAGGTCGAGTTCCGGCGATGCTGTGAACCCGGGCTCCCCAAGGCCGAGTTACTTCCggttccctccctcttccctgacCCCCCTCCCCGCTCCACTCCAGCCTTCTGTTCTCTTCCAACGACCGTAGGATCCTCTGTTCCGATTCTTTGAGAGAGAAGTGAAGATGGGCGCCAAGTTGCTGCAGGACGTGCGCCAGGACCTTGCCGACGTCGTGCAGGTGTGCGAAGGCAGGAAGAAGCAGACCAACTACCTCCGCACACTCATCAACGAGCTGGTGAAAGGTGGGCCGCGGGGGGCGCCCGGGAGCTCCGCGGGGCAGCCCGGCATCGCCCCAGACCTCCCCTCCCCCGGGCCCACACTCGAGGACCTGGCCCTGCTGCCTCACTGAGGTCTGCCAAGGCCTCGCCTCGCCTCCCGCAGTCCCGAGTTCGAGGAGCGAGGGCGGGCCGGGCAGGACCTCAGGCGTCTCCATCGGCTCGGGAGCCTGACCTGGCCGCACCGCCGGGGAGGGGGTGTCTGCAGCTGCGGTTCCTCGGGGCGGTGGTGCTCCCACACTCACTCCCTCGGGGGTCACATGCACGGGGGCCCCCCGCCGCGCTCGGCGGGGGACTGTGGGCGCTGACGCCGGCCGGGCCCTCCCTGCAGGGATCCTGCCTCGGAGCTGGTCGCACTACACGGTGCCCGCCGGCATGACCGTCATCCAGTGGGTCTCCGACTTCAGCGAGCGGGTCAAGCAGCTGCAGAACATCTCACAGGCGGCCGCCTCCGGGGGCGCCAAGGAGCTGAAGGTGAGGGCGGCTCCCCAAGGCCGAGGCGGGCCTGGGCGGGGGCCCTCGGGTGGGGGGTTGGCCTTCACGCCCCGCTCTCCCCACAGAACATCCACGTGTGCCTGGGTGGCCTGTTCGTGCCCGAGGCCTACATCACCGCCACCCGGCAGTACGTGGCCCAGGCCAACAGCTGGTCCCTGGAGGAGCTCTGCCTGGAGGTGAAcgtcaccacctcccagagcgcCACGCTGGACGCCTGCAGCTTCGGGGTCACCGGTGAGCGGGGGCGCCCTGTCCCTAACCTGCGGCTCAGCCACCGCCCCTCATGGGCTGCCTGCTAGAGGTGCCCCCAGGCCGTGCCCGCACAGTGGGGGCCCCTGGGGTCCtgaccacccctccccacccccatagGCCTGAAGCTCCAAGGGGCCACGTGCGGCAACAACAAGCTGTCGCTCTCCAACGCCATCTCCACCATCCTGCCCCTGACGCAGCTGCGCTGGGTCAAGCAGACAAACGCAGAGAAGAAGGCTAACGTGGTGagtgcccccttccctcctctgggcATGCCCACTCTGCCCTGGGGCTGTGTCCCCGCcgtgcccccctgcccccagggggACTCAGCATCGCTTCCTTCTCTGGTGGAGACCCCCCCTCCCCAGGGGGACTCAGCATCGCTTCCTTCTCGGGTGGAGCCCCTCCCCTCGCACAGCCAGCACCCCCGCCTTCCTCGCAGGTGACCCTGCCCGTCTACCTGAACTTCACCCGCGCCGACCTCATCTTCACGGTCGACTTCGAAATTGCCACCAAGGAGGACCCACGCAGCTTCTACGAGCGCGGCGTGGCCGTCCTCTGCACCGAGTGAGACTGCCTTTTCTAGTCCCCTTTGTGTAAcagtaaaattaatatttaatgtttattcatTATTAAAACGTACTGAAGGTTCATTGTTAAAAGTATACGGACTTGTCAAGGGAACGTCGGTGCGAGGCTGGAAGCTGCAGGAAGCGGAAAGAAGCCGGACGGTTGGGAGGGACCCAGGGCCGCGGTTCTGAGGGCCGAGGCAGGGcttgttttatgaaataaaacacTAAGCATGACGCGGCTCCGGCCTCTCATCTCGTCTCTGGCTCCTGGGGACAGCTGGGAGCCCGCAGCCTCCGGGGCCTCTGTCCCCACGGTCCTGGGGTGCCGGGTGCGGCCTCCCGTGGAACGGGTTCCCAGCGTGTTCGGAGACCCAGGAGCTCCCGGCTGGCTGGGTGACTGGCCGGGTGCTGGCACCAGCCCTGCGATAAAGACCTGCTCGTCCTGCCGGCGGGAAGCAAGCTGGGCTCTTGAGGAACAGCCTGAGGCCCCACGGCATTGCCTTTCTAgcccggcccccaccccagacGTCCTGGGGCTGCAGGGCCAGAGCCGCCCACCTGGCTCCACGACGCGTGCTCTGGGGTCCCTCGGGGGGCCGAGTGCCGTCCAGAGCTGTGTTCGGCTGAAAGTGGGGGCCCATTTTGAATGCTTTCCTCTGAGCCAACAAACAGGGCTTTTTAGCTTCTCTTCCGTCACCCAGAGCATCTAGCAGCGCCCCAGTCTCTCACCCAGAAGCTGGTACCACGAGGAGAGCCCCTGGAAAGCCCGCTGCGGGCGCCGGGCCCCGCCTGATGCTCCCACGCCCACCCCGTTTACGGTGCAGGTCCCGACACGGGCCCGCTGGTGCCAGGCAGGGATTCCGGGTGCAGGAGGACTGCCGTCCTCGATGGCCCGAAGGcctggctggggaggaggggcagctgCCAGGGGCAGAAGCCGCTGCAGCCGCCAGACCCTGGTGCCCAAGTGTCCTGGGGTGGGTTTAGGGCACCGCAGGCCCAGGACCGAGCCCCCCGTCGGGGGTCCACGTGGACCCCACCAGGAGTGCCTGGGGCCCCTACTTGCTGCCTCCCAGCCTCACCCTGACGTGAGCTTAGTCCCCTTGGACCCCATTTAGGTCACTCCTCACCTGCCTTTGGGGCGGGTCAGGCTGGACAGCAGGCAGGGCTGGCAGAGGGGGTCCAGAAGggacctgggggagggcagacagCACTTCCTGGGCACCACTGCCCACCCAGTGCCCTGGAGGAGCCTCGGGGGGGCCCCCCGGCCAGGAGGGACAAGACCACGCGCCTCACCTCAGTGGACGCCACCCAGTGCCCTGGAGGAGCCTCGGGGGGGCCCCCCGGCCAGGAGGGACAAGACCACGCGCCTCACCTCAGTGGACGCCCCTTTATGGGGACCGTGTGCTCCTGGGCAGCGAACACAGCAAGGGGGGTGCCAATCCTCCCTGCCAGGAAGGTCCTAAAAGGCTCCATGAGAAAAAGCACCTCCACACCCAGGTATCACCCCACTGGGGCCACGATCGCAGGACCCCACGCTCAGCGGACCCCGTCCCCAGGGGAGACACAACCGGAGAAGCGGATGGGACGACCCTGGGGCTGCTGGGAGAATCCCTCCTGCGGCCTTGCCTCCACCCCCACTGAACGCCCCCCCGTGTTGCAGCTGTTCTCAGCGACCCCGGGAGCCGAGCCCTGCAGAGGCAGCCGCGCGTGAGGAGCTCTGGGGTAAACAGTCACAGCCAGGACGGACGGAGGTGGGCTAGAGGACCACAGGCCCCAGCCTCCGagtcaaggtttaaaaaaaatacaggcgTATTTGCTAAAAGTAAGGGAATTCTCTGACAGACAGGTGGGCCCTTTTCCTGAGCTGGAAACCCTCTCAGCGGAGAGGCCCAGAGGCGTTATTTACAACATAAATGCCTAACACCTACATATTTATCACATAAATGACTAACACACCCGCATCATTGCAGACCATCAGTTCCCCGAAACTCGatgatacatttctgttgttcgAACCTTACAAGAAGACACAAAAGGAGCCACGTGTTTCATGGAAGCTCTTTTTTTATGCTCATCAACGTCGTCCTCACCTCCGAGGCCCTGGCCCATCGTTACCGATCACCCCGCTCACTTGATCTAGGCCACATACTGCTTCTTTCGCTTACTCTTCTCCGGCTCTGCGAGTAAAAGTTCCAGTTTCCTCTTGGAGAGGATGAGCTTGGGCCCCCTGTCCCTCTCAGTCCCGAGTCTGGGGGGCGGCCGTGACcctctggccctgccctggggTCTGCCAGCCTCAGGGGAGCCCCGGTCCTCCTCCATCATCCCCGTGTCCTCCGGGGGTCCAGGCAGCCGGGCCATCTGCCCCCGCGCCTCTAGGCCACCAGCCTCCGCGGGTTGCATGTCCACATCGCTGCCCTCCGGGGCTGCTGGGGCCCAGCCGGTGGCTGTCAGGACCAGGAGTGGAAGGTTCGCCGAGAGGGGGTCTTCTAAGCTCACGTCCCCTGGACCCCTGGACTTGAGCGTGTGCAGAGGCCCGTCACAGTTCACAGCACCCAGGGAGCAGCCGTTGAAATGACAGGAGGCGTGACCACGGGCCTCTTCCCAGTCAGCGTCGTAAGGATCTAAAAGCTGACAACAAAAGGGTTTCTGAGCCGGCGAGCGGGTGAATCACGGAGAATACACGCCTTACACGCACAGTTTCTTCCGTCATGGACCTTGGCAAAGTTTGCACaatctgccctgcaaataaatcttcaaaaatgcctttgataagggcttccctgggggctcagttggtcaagaagccaattgccaaggcaagagacgtgggtttgatccctggtccgggaagattcacATGTCGAGCAGCAGCAAAACTAGGGCAGAAGACCCTGGGCCCTGAGGCCCAGGCTCCGCAAcaggagaaaccactgcagtgagccGCCCCCGCTCCCCACACCCGGAGAGAGCATGCgtgcggcaacgaagacccagcacaggcaaaaacatgttttaaattattttttaaacgcGTTTGAtaaggacttcccgggtggtccagtagccaagactccgtgctcccaatgcagggggcccaggttcaatccctggtcgggaaactagatCCCGTGAGCCACATAAGCGTTCACATGTCACCACGAAAGAccccgcatgccgcaactaagacccagggcagccacataaataaatacttgttaacaCATTTGATAAATAAGCCTCCTAAAAGCCCGAGGGTGCCCCACTGTGGGGGTGTCCCAGCCCGAGCCCCATCGTTTAAAGccttccttccagctctggcAGCCCCTGTCCACCACCTCAGTCTGAGCTCATTTTCCTGCTCTGACCCCGGTGATGGCCTCGCTCGGGCCGCCCCGGGCCCCTGACCTGGGCAGGCTGTGGAGCCTCAGCGCCCACCCCCGACACACGGGGCCACCCAAGGCGCCCGAGGAGGTGGAAATGAGTCTCTAAAACATTCACTATTTCCAAGGTGCCCGGGGTGGTTCTCGAAGGCCGGCCATGGGCCCCTCAGGGGCAGGCGACACCCCAGGGCAGCCAaacgccccaccccccacctctacCGCTGCCAACGGGGGTGCAGAGCTTTCTGGACCCTCCTCACACCACCTGGGACCGAAAGGTCCTGTTCCTTACTCGTTCACTCCTGTCCCGGGGCTCTGGCTGGAACGGTCTCTACGGAAAGCCCAGGTGCCCACGACCAGGGACCACCCCCTGCTGCACGGAGACCTTTCCAGATGGGCTCCACCCGAAAACCAGCAGGCTGATCCGCACGACTCGCCCTATGAGCACGTCCTCCCCGCTGACCCGCGGCCTCGGTCACACGCACAGAGGGACCCCAGGCCCGAGTCAGCAGGGGACCCCCCTGGGGCCCTTTCCCTTGGGTGGTGACAACTCCCGAGAAAGCTCACTTGCTCTTTGGACAGCTGACGTTCATTTATTCCAGAAGGAGAAAATGAACGTAAACACCGTAATCTACCAGCAGCCGTAACCATTGCAGATCCAGAAACTGGCCAGAATTGCTGGAATTCACAAAGCAGACACTCGCTCTTgtgaccccacccccagcagagcAGTGAGTGTCCCCGAGAGGCCCCAGCCCAGAGCCCCCCTGGGTGTGGGGTCGGGGGTGCTGATGAGGGCCTCATGTGGGCCTCATAAGCCCACAGAATCTTTCCTGGCAAACCAAGAAACGCCCGGCCAGGCCCTCCAGTCACTGGTTCGGGGTAGAAGGATTTAGCAGCACGCCTGCCCTGTTCTCCAGGGGCACCTGGCGTCTTAAACCACCAGGAGGCCACGGTTACCTACTACACCTGTGTGATCCGTGAGAGTGAATTTAATTTGACTGAGATTCATTTTGAGATTGACTAATTGCAAACCCATGGTCTCGTCAATCTATCTTCCAGGTAAACTACCTGAAgccttttgttctttaaaaaattgggAAGAGGAATGAACAACCAATGTAAATGTCACAGTGAAGCTTTTTCTAAAATGTAGCCACACCACTGGGCTGGGCAGAGTTCTCGGAGCAGGCCTGCGACTGCCCTCTTGAGGAAGGTCTGCCTGCAAGGCTGCCCTCGGCCTGGCCTCTGGGAACTTGGACTTGAGGGGGCCCCCAACCATCCCCAGAGACAGGAGCGGCTGCTGGCTGCCTTGTTCGGGGACGTACCTCTCTCCAGATGCCTTCAACAAAGTCCAGATGATTCTTCCTGTGACTGGCCTGGAAAAGCAAAGGGTTTGGGTCATCCTCTCTATGAAGGAGGGCAGACAGCAGATTCAAGTTCAGGGGCAAGGATCCAGGGGCTCACTGCCCCAGCCAGCGGTCCTGCCCTGCCCACACTCGTGGACGGTGGCCCACTCCCAGGAAGCTGAGCACAGGCAGGGACCCCTTCAAGAGTGTGTTTGTAGGACTTAAGATGCAAACCTGGGCCACTCAAGAGGGGAAAGCAGAACCAGGAATGCGACCGGGAGACAGCCAGGTTCAATCGCCCACCATCGCACCGGGAAGGACCCCCGAGTCTACAGAGCACCCGGCACGTGTGCTGGACCCAAAGCCAGAAGACAGTAGAAGGTTCTAGGTCATCCACCCCAAACCCTCCCTTTGTAGACACAGAAGCCGAGGCCCACACAGGGGGGCCAGGCCTTGTTCAGGATCCCTGGGAAGAACCCAAGGCTGGTATCCCATATTCCAGAACCTTCCCCTCTAACACCAGGCTACCAGTAAAAGCAACTCTTGTTCTTCATCAAAAGACAGACTCTCAAAGGACAGGAATTTGAACATCGCTAgttgtgggggagagagagaagacctGAGAAGCTGACACCAGGAACCGCAGAGAAGACTAATTCCGAGAAGGGGGTGGGGTCCTGGCAAGGGCTCCTGCTCTCTCCGGGGGTCCCAGTCTGCCCTGGCCTCCagccccctccaccctccccaccacGTGTCCCCACCCCACCAAGAGGGGAGGGGTACCTTGAGGCGATGGAGcctgtttctctgcctcttctggaAGCCGGCCCTGGTGCTGGCTGTGAACGCAGCCCGGATGCAGCTGCGATGGCCGTTCCGCAGACCAGCCATGGCTCGGGGGCCGGGGGGTGGACCTTTCACTTAACTGCAGAGCATCGGGGACAAGGCACAGGTCAGTGGttggaggggtgggggcgggctgaCCACCGGGGCGTGGAGTGTAGGGAACTTTCTGGAGCCCCAGAGCTGTTGGTCTCCACTGGGCTAATGCAGTTGTCACAAGTCAGGACTCTGTGCCCAAAGGGGTGACTGTGACTGTGAGTGATAGCTCAGCAAAACAAACCTAGGgagttttcaaaaagttttttaaCTAAAAGGAAAGCCACAGGCAGCTGGTGGCCTGGGAGGGCCGCGCACAAGCAGCGCCTTGGTTCGGGGAAAGCCCCTTCGCACCCGGACACCCGGTCGTGTAGAAGTCACGGGTGAAGTCACACGTCCTTGACACTGAAAGTTCTAGGCTGGAGCAGGGACGGGGGTCACGCATCCAGCTCCCGTGTCCTCCCCGCTTTggtttaacagatgagaaaaataagccCAGATACTGTGGACAGACTCGCCCAAGGTGACAAGCCCAGAGAGCACTCCCTCCCCGAGAGGCACTAGGTCGTCAAAAGCatttgacaatttttttaaaaaccatgcagcccaagaagagcagagaaaacgtccactgaaaacaaaagacagatCACAGCGCGACTTACCAAGAGGAGAGACCACACACCTCCGTGCTGTTTCATGTCACTCGCTTCCCTCCAGAATCCCGGGGGCCGGCGCCCTAGACCCTGCAGGAGACACGTCCCTTACAGACACACACCACCCGCCACCCAGGGCGCCATGCGTGGCCCACTCAGGGGTCCCCACAGTGGACTCCCTGGAACACCAGTTCTGAGGCAGAAACAGCAAAAGCTACAAATCAGACCCTAAAGCACCATATGCGTTAgcgttttatttttttaaagatgcttacttatttttattggtttattttttgcccatgccacatggcttgcgggatcttggttccccaaccagggatcgaactggacCCCCCTGCAACAGAAGTACAgacagggaagccccctcattctttttatttttaaattactttctttctttttaaaaaggctgtgcttggtcttcttCGTTGCTacacgagggctttctctagttgcgacaagcaggggctactcctccTTGTCACGCcccggcttctcattgcggcggcttctcggggagctcaggctctagggcacagacttcagtagctgcaaCACACGGGCTCAGCTGCCCCTTGGCacatggaatcctcccagaccagggatggaacccgtgtcccctgccctGGCGGGCAGATTCCTAACCTCTGTGCTacgctaccagggaagtccctctattcGCATTTTAAAGGCTAGAAAAGCTCCTGGTAAGAtccaaaaatcttttttttcttttttgtattaagTCCATAAATTCGGATATCATTAATTTTCCCCAAAGTCGTTTTTCTGTCCCAGGATCCCACCCAGGACGCCCCATCACATTTAGTTCATGTCTCCCGAGGCTCCTCTTGGCCGTGAGTGTCTCGGACGCCCCTGCCGTTGATGACCCTGACCGTCCTGGTGGGCTGTCCCTCAGGGGGATCCGCCCCTGCTCTCCCGTGCACACGCGGGGCCCCGGGAGTGGAggactgttaggggaagcacactgattgaaaccgcccaccctggccaggcaccatagtaaccgtttgcatgagttgttttatgacaggagatcctgataaggaatacggaactaataggccaccaccagccggaagagttcgggaaagatcgagaggagacaccgCGTATCCGCCcatttcccagaatccctcttgctaacatccatcttggctgagcgatgcgtgcgccaccatgaaagactctgaattagaatgattggccaaagaccacctggaaactaatcccatcaccataaaacccaagactgagagccaggcggcagagcagttctcctgggttcccttaccctcctgctctccacccaggtgccctttcccaataaaatctcttgctttgtcagcatgtgtctcctcggacaattcatttccgagtgttagacaagagcccagttttgggccctggaaggggtcccccttcctgcaacaggaCCACCGGAGGTGAGGCACCTTCTCCTGTCGAGGGCGTCACGGGAGCAGCCGTCACCCTGGCGTGTCCCATCCTGCTGAGGCCATGCCCCACAGGCTTCCCTACCGGACAGGGACCTGGTCTCACCTCCCCCTCCATCCTGCCCTCTTTGGAAAGACATCCCTCTATGCAGCACCCACTCACTTGCGGAGGGTTAGGCCAGCACCCTTGGAGGGAAGCAGCTGCCTAAATTTCTTGGCTGGGGTGGTTTTTCTCCCACCTGTTGATTTGTTCATTGtttggcatcacccactcaatggacaggagtctgaaccaactgcaggagatggtgaaggacagggaagttctgcgtgctgccgtccatgtggtcgcaaagagtaggacacgactgagcgaatgaacgaTTGATTTGTTCAATCATTAATTCATATCAGCACGGACTCATTTCATTCTAtatttgttgtcgttcagttgcatccagctctttgagaccccatggactgcatcaggCCCAGCTTCTCCAttcttcaccgtctcccagagtttgctcaagctcatgtccattaagtcggtgatgccatccaaccagctcacctgttgcctccttctcctcctgccttcaatctttcccagcatcagggtcttttccaatcagtcagctattcgcatcaggtggccaaagtattggagcctcagcttcagcatcagtccttccagtgaatattcagggttgatttccttcaggattaagTGGTTTCACCTCCAAGCTTcccaggaactctcaagagtattgAGACTCTTCTgtacttcagtcagttcagttgtgtccgactctttgtggccccatggactgcagcatgccaggcttccctgtccatcaccaacgcccggaatttgctcaaactcatgtccatcgagtcagtgatgccattcaaccatctcatcctctgtcatccccttctcctcccgccttcaatctttcccagcatctataCTTGGGTTGTAATAAAGACtacatcatttattttgttttgactttggctggaacttcatttttttttttttttgttttttggctggaACTTCAGCTGGCTCCTCTAACAGAACCAACCCAAATTAATTTTGATTTCCAAAAGAATACACCCTGTGAGTTACTTAGGActctctatgggcttcccaggtggcactaggggtaaagaacccgcctgccaatgaaggagacataagagatgtgagtttgatccccgggtcgggaacatcccctggaggaggacatggtaacccattccagtattcttgtctggagagtctcatggacagaggagcctggcgggctacagtccatggggtcagaaagagtcagacaccctcTCTAGGCCAAGGTGAAACAGGAGGGTGGGGGCAGaacacaacctttgaaagaatgacattgCCTGAGGGTATAACagaaactgattagaatcaaatagAATCAATtcaacttccactagaccttgatcctctgTGCGTGCTCAAGCTAGATGACACACCCAGAGATGCCAGGACCGTTCCAaccatcaaagaccaaaaagtgggtggtggcccagttcctggaaatctctgccccttccccagaaTGGTTGAAATAATCTTCCCACTCATCAGCCTTGGatcgcgcacacacacacacacacacacacacacacacacacacacacacacacacaatatgtcaCCAGGGGGATGTCCTGGGCCCCAAGGTCTCAGGGCCGGCCCCCTACTCCCTGGCCCAGAAGCTTCAGGGGGATGTCCTGGGCCCCAAGGTCTCAGGGCCGGCCCCCTACTCCCTGGCCCAGAAGCTTCAGGGGGATGTCCTGGGCCCCAAGGTCTCAGGGCCGGCCCCCTACTCCCTGGCCCAGAAGCTTCTCCAGCAGAGCAAAGACGGAAATTCCTAACACCCCAGGactctcccctccacccccccccccccgtacGCCCTCACAGGTTACATTAAAAAGCCCTTATCATGCAGATCTACTGGAGAATTCTTTGAAACCAAACCTATTATTATTGAAGCCACCCGGTTACACACACCCTGCAGTCCTTCCTGGCCACTCCTGGACCCTTCTTCCGAGTCAAGGTCAAAGTGGGGCTGGGGCCTGCCCACCCCGCCCTCCTTGCTCCATCCGGGAGGGGGCTCTGCCCCAGGATCCCAAGCCCATCTCAGCCGCCGAGCAGCACCTCCGCTCCTGGGGCCTCTCTGCAGCCACCCTCCCCTCTTCCCGCCTCTGCTGAGAGACCACAACCTAACCCAGCTGACAACTCAGGGGGGCCCCCCCTCCGGGAGATGTTCGCGGGCTTTCTCTCCAGACACTTCCTGAGGAAGAGTTAGAAGTGACCTTCTGTCTGAGCGCCAGCCACACAATCGCCACCTGCAAGTCCTGTCCAGGAAGCTCTCACCCTGAGTGTCCCTGCCCACCCGGCATCTGCCCGCTGCACACACCTGCGTCTGCACacgcatacatgcacacacacctgtgCCCACACACACAGGCCGCACCCACAGGCCACTCCCCGCACCGTCCATCGCCCGCACCACTCCTCCGGGCCCTAACGCCCAGCCTGCTCTAGGGTCTCTAATAGGTTCTTCCAAATTGACTCGGCCAAGATCAAATGGCTGATCTTTCCCCAGAATGGCCCCACCGGGGTCCTCCCAGCTTGGGGAAGCTACAACAACCTTCCCATCATATGACGACTCCTTTCTCCCAAGCCCCACATTCAGTGAGCAACCACACGGAATGTGCTTCCCGTGAGCCCAGAATTCGGCCACTGCCCCCACTTCCCTGACCCAGCCActctcctctgtgtctcctcACTGGCCTACCCACCCCCAAGCCCCTCCAACCCCCTCACCACCATCCGCACCCCCACACTCGCCTAGCCCTGCCCCATCCTCAGCCCAGAGCGATGCCCTGCTACAGAGAAAGCCCAAGCCCTGCCCCTGTACCCAGCCTTCTTGCAGCGCCCACCGGAGGGCGCTCCCACCCCCAGGGCTCAGCCCCCCTCGACCTGCATCTGACCGGCCCCTCCCTTCCATCCTATCttttgtagttcagtcactcagtcacgttggactctgcaaccccaaagactgcagtccaccaggcttccctgtccttcaccatctcccgggtTATTCAggcgctaagtcctgtccgaccccttgaatggcagcacaccaggctcctctgtcttccactatcccCCAGACTTTggtcaaactcatatccattgagttggtgatgctatctaaccatcttatctggtggcccccttctctttctgccctcaatctttcccagcaacaaagTTTTTTTccggtgagtcagctcttctcatcaggcggccaaagtactggagcttcagcttcagcatcagtccttccagtgaacagttAGAGttgatggacgggttggatctccttgcttccaaaggactctcgagagtcttctccagcaccacagttcgaaggcaccAGTTCTTGGTAGAGACGCCTTATCTCCTGCGAGTTCATCTTCCCCACCTTCACCGCCAATCCTCTCGCTCACACGCAGGCTACACTTGTCTCCCTGGTCCTCATCTCTAACATTCTCTGTATCCTCCTTGTCTGTCCCTTCAACCAACTCACACTCGCCCGGGCTTttcactgctgtgtccacagCTGTGTCCCCCAGGCCTGGCCCGGAGCAGAGCACTGGCCAGTGCTCTGTGAGTGTTCCCGGGGTAAACCACACACATCACTCCACTGAACCTAAAGGGGCTCCACCATCCTCCCGGACCCCTAAGCCAGAAACCAAAAAGATTCTCCTGGAAGCTGAAGAGCTGCTGGGCCTGGGACCATGCTTCCTGGGCCCAAAACCCAGTCTGCTACCAACCTGGCTGCAGGACTTCAGACGTCTAAAGGAGCTGCTCCTTGgaatccctggcagtccagtggttaggacttggcaccaGCACTGCTGGGttccaggttcgatccttggttggggaaccaagatcgcACAAGCCACGAAGCaagccaataaaaaaataatgtggcTTCTCCCGACTCACATACAAAACGGAAACAGACCCATAGACTCAGAAGACCCAGAAAACAGGTAACCcctacggttaccaaaggggaagagggagggataaatgaggagctTTGAATGTAACAGatgttgttctgtcact harbors:
- the LOC122419679 gene encoding uncharacterized protein LOC122419679 → MAGLRNGHRSCIRAAFTASTRAGFQKRQRNRLHRLKASHRKNHLDFVEGIWRELLDPYDADWEEARGHASCHFNGCSLGAVNCDGPLHTLKSRGPGDVSLEDPLSANLPLLVLTATGWAPAAPEGSDVDMQPAEAGGLEARGQMARLPGPPEDTGMMEEDRGSPEAGRPQGRARGSRPPPRLGTERDRGPKLILSKRKLELLLAEPEKSKRKKQYVA